In Setaria italica strain Yugu1 chromosome IX, Setaria_italica_v2.0, whole genome shotgun sequence, the genomic stretch CTGATGATCGCGCGGAATCACCACCCCACGCGGGCGCATGGTTGCCGGGCCTGGGTGCCGATGCCGATCGATCACTGGGTCCGCTGTCCGCTGATGTGgcctgagtgttttttttccctctttttgaAGGGAGAAGACGTGGCCTGAGTTGAGAACGAGACGAGAGAGGGAcccggatcagatccgaatcgGCGCACACAAAACCAAacacccgccggccgccgcgcacgCCACACACGCATCCGGCCCGGCCGGGCAGGGGCAGCGCAACGAACCCACGCAAGCAACACGCGGACACCCAGACGGCCAGACCCAATTATTCACCCGGCACCAGCTGCCAGCGAGACAAGCACACAGCACATATCCAGACCAGACCGCAGTCAGGCGAGGAGACCCCGCACGCACCTCCAGTCCTCCTCCCCCGCTCTGCTCTTCTCCTCCCGACcgatcccctccccctcccttccGCCCGCGAACGCCGCCTTCCGAATCCATCCGGCTCCCGCGATGAGCTGGTGGTGGACGGGCGCGATCGGCGCCGTCAAGAAGCGGCAGgacgagcaggcggcggcggccgagcccACCTACCAGAGCGTGGCCCTCGTCGTCGGATCCACCGGCATCGTCGGCACCTCCCTCCTCGACATCCTCCCGCTCGCCGACACCCCGGGGGGGCCCTGGAAGGTCTACGCGctctcgcgccgcccgctcccgcCCTGGTCCCCTCCGCCCTCCCCCGCCGTCACGCACCTCCACCTCgacctcgccgacgccgccgccgtcgccgacgccctGAAGCCCCTCACCGACATCACCCACGTCTTCTACGTCGCGTGGACCGCCCGCCCCACCGAGGCGGAGAACCGGGAGGCCAACGCCGCCATGCTCCGCAACGTCCTCTCCGTCGTCGTCCCCAACTGCCCCGCCCTCGTCCACGTCTGCCTCCAGACCGGGCGGAAGCACTACGTCGGGCCCTTCGAGGCCCTCGGCGGGGTCTCCTTCCCGGACCCGCCCTTCACCGAGGACATGCCGCGCCTCGACTGCCCGAACTTCTACTACGACATGGAGGACATCCTCTTCGACGAGGTCAACCGGCGCGAGGGGGCCGTCAGCTGGTCCGTGCACCGACCCACCACCGTCTTCGGGTACTCCCCACGGAGCGCCATGAACGTCGTCGGAAGCCTCTGCGTCTACGCCGCCATCTGCAGGAAGGAGGGCGCCACGTTTCGATGGCCCGGGTCGCGGATCGCCTGGGAGGGCTTCAGCGACGCCTCCGACGCGGACCTTATCGCCGAGCACGAGATCTGGGCCGCCGTGGATCCCTTCGCCAAGAATGAGGCCTTCAATTGCAGCAACGGGGATCTCTACAAGTGGAAGTACCTCTGGCCGATACTGGCGGACCATTTCGGGGTGGAGTGGGCTGGCTATGAAGGGGAGGAGAACAGGTTCAAGCTCGAGGAGGCCATGGCTGGGAAGGAGGCGCTCTGGGCGGAGATTGTCAGGGAGAATGAGCTTATATCTACGGAGCTCGACGAGATCACCAATTGGTGGTTCGTCGATGCTGTGTTTGGTGTCGAGTTCGAGCATTTGGACAGCATGAACAAGAGCAAGGAGCATGGCTTCCTCGGCTTCAGGAACACGGTGAACTCATTCAACACATGGATCGAGAAGCTCAAGGTCTTCAAGATTGTTCCGTGATTCTTCACTGCAATTTAGGTCTCTACTGTTGTTTTGCATCATTCAGCAATCAGCATCTTATTATCTTGCTCGTTTATCAAGTTCTGCTTCATTTGTAATTTATAGTTCCATTTCATACATTCTGCTATCTGTGCCAGGTTGCATGTTGTATACTGTTGTATACTAGGACCAAATAAAGATCAACACATTGCAAATAAGTTTATTCATGTTCTGCCTCAAGCTTTCATTATGAGCAGTGCTTTATCTGTGAATCGGTTGATAGTGACATCAGTTTTTCCTTGCTGCGCATTCTTGTAATTTAGTTCCGTTTCGTACATTTTGCTATCTATGGCAGGTTTGCATGTTGTATGCTAGAACCAAATAAAGATCAACACATTGCAAATAAGTTATTCTTGTTCACAATAAATTCATTGGAATTCGTGttcaataaaaaataaattcattGAAATTGTGTGGGTACTGAATCaccaattgattttttttaatatgagCAGTGCTTTATCTGTGAATCGGTTGATAGAGGCATCAGTTTTTTTCCCTGCTTTGCATTCTTGTAGCCCTGAATTGCTAGTCCCTTGTTTGTAACTGTCAATCTGTTCCTTTTGTCAGTAAATATGATATTAGAGATCAACACATTGCAGATAAGCTATTCTTTGTTAGCACTTAGCAGTAGTTTCCTCAAAATCGTGTTGGCATTGAATTACTGGCTGAAAATGTTTTTATTAAGATCATTGTTTATCTTTGAAATTGCTGTATCAATTTTGGCCCCACCTGTACATCCCTTGAACTCTAAAATCTTAGTGCTTTGATTTCTGGTATTGCTTACCTGTTCCTTTTGTCAGTAATATTATGCTAGAGATGGTTCTACTTCTACATGTTGGGAAGTCACAGAAACTTCAAGTAAGCATTAATCAATATCTTGCTCGCTTTCATATCTTTATGCTTTCTTGGCGAATATGGGAGTTAGCTGATGACACTGGCGGCAGCAAGTCTTCTTCTGCCACACATTTCCAGGAATTTGGCCTCTACAAGCAAAGATGTATCTTTTTCTGATGAGTCATACAAGGCCAACATAGCCTCGGAAGCCCCATCTTTTTGGTGCGGTTTTTCTTTTGCCGGGATGGGAAAACCTTGGGCGCAACTTGTTAATTTCAGCAATTTTTGTCATGGTTCGTTTTTTACGTGGCCTTTCAGCTTACATTGTGGGGAGATTCAATTCTGTTGCCTCGAGCTCAAGGAAGGCACGTCTTCTCTGTTCTCTGTGTGCTTAATTCTCATTGGTGGTTGCTAGCATTTGACAACTCAACTGATTGGCTCCTGATTGAAAATCTGAAATGGGATCGCGTTCTGCGTCAGACAAAGTAGAAAGAAACACGGAACAGCTAGGCTGATCTGCTCTCTCTCCAATTCAATCATGGACGTCGGTCTGTTGCTGATCAAGTATTCTATTCTGCAACAGAAACTCACGTTGCCTGgtttgcatttcttttttctatcCTTCTGGATGGAGATGGATGACCAATCCTGATGGAGGGGGGCTTCTGGGAAGTGCTGATTTGCCACGGCAATTATTTCCCCTTGTTCTAAAGTTGCCTCTTGGAGAAGAGGAATTGCAGCTACAGTCTACAGATACACTCATGTGTCATGGTGCTGAAATCGAAACAATTTTCCGCAGAAAAACTTGCAACGCTTTGAATTGCTGTGTCGTGTGTGTTTCCAGGCTCAATCTGAACCACCGCAAAGTGTTCTTGCTTCCGGGCCAGATAGGCAACTTGGCTGGGTCTATTAATGATTGATTGCTTTTAGGCCCACCGTGTCGTGTGTTTCCAGGCAGGCTCGATCTGATACATCGCAACGTGTTCTTGCTTCCGGGCCAGATAAGCAACTGGGTTGGGTCTATTAATCCGATGGGTCTACTCTGGGTAGATTGCTCTGGCCCACCACATGTTTGCCCAAGTCGTTCTGCGGCAGCCGTCTGCTTTTGTTTTTGTACGTGTGTAGCTAATGAGATGCCCGTttcaaaaggaaagaaagaaagaaagaaagaaggtaACGAGATGTCGTGGCCAGTGCATACTTCGGGATTTCGAGTTCCAGGGATGTTTAAAATGGTAGTGTTTGGACCTAGATAGAGAAGTATTACTAACGTGTGCCTAGGATCAAtgatttctgaattttttgAAACTTACTATTTCTGAAATTCGTATTGGATCAGATGATCAACCATTTCATAGGAATTACATATGATGCCTTCCTTTTTTATGTTATATGAAGAGGCATATAAAAAAATTCCTTAGGGattgtttggatagcaggtttTAGAGCTTAAACCCTAGTAAAATACACTCTCTAATTATTTTCCACCGGTGAGCTAAAAATCTGCTTGGATGAGGCACACTAAAATTACATACGCTTTGATCCAATACcgttgtaaaaaaaataattgggTGAGGAGGTCTGGAAAAGAAAACGATAACTATTGGGAGCATCCCCACGCGGCCTGCTTGCGCCGCCGCAGCTCTCTGCTCTCCCATGCCGCCGCCATAGCTCAATGCTCCCTGCACCCCCACCACTTGCTCACCCGACGCTCTCCTCCACTCCACGATGTCGCCGTCGAGATACCCGCTGCCGAGGTCGTCAAGATCCCCACCGCTAACATCATTCTTCCTCCTTGCCGGTGTCTGCTAGCTGGCGAGATCCCAATGTGCCTCTCCCGGTCTTCCTCCCCATCAACTTCTGCGGGCCCATTGCATCCTTCACCAGCATGTGAGCACCCTCGCGCCGTGGCTGTCGAGCTCGCCGGCCGCTGCTCTGCCCACTTGCTGCCGCTGCTACTCGCTCATCACTTCTCGCCCGCCGGTGCCGCTCGAATTAGGTGGTGGGAGTTTGATTGTGGTGATTCTTTGCGAGATTTGTCGAGTCAGAGGTCACAATTGCATATTGTTCATGAGCTTCATTGGTGTTTCCTTGTTGGATCCGAAAGTACGCAATTGATGCTCATGGTCGTTGTCTCTTTTGGGGATGTTACTCCTCCAAAcagggaagagaaagaggaaggaggGTAGAAGGGTGGAAATGAGAAGGATGAAGGCACAAAAACATAGGAGCAAATGGAATGAGCTCAAGTGAGTCCCCTTCTCATGACCCTTTGGATCTTTTATAAAGAGAAGGGAGGGGATGGCAATTTTCCACCATGCCCCTGGTGGGTACACGATTTTCAAGTAGGCCCTTGAGCTTTCACACAAGACCCATTTCCTACATGGGCTAGGCCAttcccccaacagtagcccctcagCTACTTTGGTTTGGTCGGTACAACAAAGCAAAATAGATGAATACATATGAAGTGGCCTAGACCTTCCTATAACTTCGGTCCTGAGGAACACCCTCATGACCATCCACCCATACGCCTCACTAAAAACTCCATTCCGAAAACCCAGTGGGAAAAATAGAATGGAGAAAAGAGCACGCACGCCTGGCAGATCTACACATACATTAAGTTACCAGCCTAGCTAATGGTCGCCTTCGGTTTTGATGATGAAGAGAATCTCCGATGATGGTGATAGCCAAAAGCTTCGTTGTTGCTGAGGAGGTCCTTGTTCCTGAAGCTTCTTTTCTTCCCTCTTTGGCTTTGCCTTCGGAGCCTTGGTACGCACTCAAGTGTTCGCATCTTCGAAGTCAGTTGCATCTCGTGATAATCCGAACCACCCTTCATCGTAGCTGATGCAGACGAAGTAAATCGTTCATCTTCATCGCGACCAAGGTAGCAAACTCCTGTTCTATGTAGTCAAAGTATAGGAAATAGTAACGCAGTCATCTTAGTCTGCCGAAGTCGACGACAAGCCCCTCGAGCCGAACACCGTCGACGACGATGGCGGATCTGACGATGAACTAGACGACGAAGCCCCTCGAGCCGAACACCATCGGCGACGAAGGAGGAGTCGACGACAAAGTAGACATCGAAGTCCCTCGAGCCGAACACTATCGATGA encodes the following:
- the LOC101767985 gene encoding 3-oxo-Delta(4,5)-steroid 5-beta-reductase — its product is MSWWWTGAIGAVKKRQDEQAAAAEPTYQSVALVVGSTGIVGTSLLDILPLADTPGGPWKVYALSRRPLPPWSPPPSPAVTHLHLDLADAAAVADALKPLTDITHVFYVAWTARPTEAENREANAAMLRNVLSVVVPNCPALVHVCLQTGRKHYVGPFEALGGVSFPDPPFTEDMPRLDCPNFYYDMEDILFDEVNRREGAVSWSVHRPTTVFGYSPRSAMNVVGSLCVYAAICRKEGATFRWPGSRIAWEGFSDASDADLIAEHEIWAAVDPFAKNEAFNCSNGDLYKWKYLWPILADHFGVEWAGYEGEENRFKLEEAMAGKEALWAEIVRENELISTELDEITNWWFVDAVFGVEFEHLDSMNKSKEHGFLGFRNTVNSFNTWIEKLKVFKIVP